A part of Pantoea vagans genomic DNA contains:
- the cytR gene encoding DNA-binding transcriptional regulator CytR, whose translation MEQNQQPPAATMKDVAEHAGVSTATVSRALMNPEKVSAATRQKVEQAVAAVGYAAHGPTRNARRNETRTILVIVPDICDPFFSEIIRGVEVTAAEEGYLVLIGDCAHQNQQERTFLNLMVTRQIDGMVLLGSQLPFDASIDEQRNLPPMVMANEFAPEMSLPTVHIDNLTAAFEAVNHLLQLGHTQIACIAGPEEMPLCQYRLQGYVQAMRRSGLTVDPTYIVRGDFTFEAGVAAMNQLMTLPQPPRALFCHSDIMALGAMNQARRCGLRIPEDLSVVGFDDIELSRYCEPPLTTVTQPRYQIGREAMLLLLDELNGKRVISGSRLLDAGLTIRGSTARAKKREK comes from the coding sequence TTGGAGCAGAATCAACAACCGCCCGCCGCCACGATGAAGGATGTCGCGGAGCACGCGGGCGTCTCAACCGCCACCGTATCGCGTGCGCTGATGAATCCGGAGAAGGTTTCTGCGGCGACCCGTCAGAAAGTCGAGCAGGCCGTTGCCGCCGTCGGCTATGCAGCACACGGCCCAACGCGCAACGCGCGGCGTAACGAAACGCGAACCATCCTGGTGATTGTCCCTGACATCTGCGATCCCTTCTTTAGTGAAATCATTCGTGGCGTCGAAGTCACGGCAGCCGAAGAGGGCTATCTGGTCCTGATTGGTGACTGCGCTCATCAGAATCAGCAGGAGCGAACCTTTCTCAATCTGATGGTCACACGACAGATCGATGGCATGGTGCTGCTCGGATCACAGTTGCCCTTTGATGCCAGCATTGATGAGCAACGCAACCTGCCGCCCATGGTGATGGCGAATGAGTTTGCGCCGGAAATGTCGCTGCCCACGGTCCACATCGATAACCTGACCGCCGCATTTGAAGCGGTGAATCATTTACTGCAGTTAGGCCACACGCAGATCGCCTGTATTGCCGGGCCGGAAGAGATGCCGCTCTGTCAGTATCGGTTGCAGGGCTATGTACAGGCGATGCGTCGCAGCGGGCTGACGGTCGATCCCACCTATATTGTGCGCGGTGATTTCACGTTTGAAGCAGGCGTTGCCGCCATGAATCAGCTGATGACCCTGCCACAACCGCCACGCGCCCTGTTCTGTCACAGCGATATTATGGCGCTGGGGGCGATGAATCAGGCCAGACGCTGTGGACTACGGATACCGGAGGATCTCTCTGTAGTGGGATTCGATGACATTGAGCTGTCACGTTACTGCGAGCCGCCGCTGACCACGGTGACGCAGCCACGCTACCAGATTGGTCGGGAAGCGATGCTGCTGCTGCTGGATGAGTTAAATGGCAAACGGGTGATCAGCGGATCGCGGTTGCTGGATGCCGGCTTAACGATTCGTGGCAGTACGGCGCGCGCAAAAAAGCGTGAAAAATAA
- the priA gene encoding primosomal protein N', with the protein MPVVQVALPVPLPRLFDYLPPQGAQPVIGGRVSVPFGNRRMIGIVVAFRDSSDLPEAQLKRVVEVLDSESLYPPSLWRILNWAASYYHSPQGEVLSHAIPVLLRQGKAAQDNPLWRWEITEQGRATAPESLKRAPKQQQALAALRQQPLYRHQVSEHDLTEATLQALRAKGLCELHEHQPQMHDWRTTYAVKGERLRLNTDQAMAVGAIRADDEHYSAWLLAGITGSGKTEVYLSVLENVLARGKQALVLVPEIGLTPQTIARFRERFDAPIDVLHSALNDSERLAVWLRARRGETAIVIGTRSALFTPLARPGVIIIDEEHDSSYKQQEGWRYQARDLAVFRAHEEDIPIVMGSATPALETLHNVRSGKYRQLDLTKRAGNARPALQQLIDLKGVQLIGGLAPGLIGKMRQHLQADNQVLLFLNRRGFSPALLCHDCGWIAECTRCDRYYTLHQHHRQLRCHHCDSQRPLPNQCPQCGSTHLLPVGVGTEQLEQQLGTLFPGVPVSRIDRDTTSRKGALEQHLADVHRGGARILVGTQMLAKGHHFPDVTLVSLLDVDGALFSADFRAAERFAQLYTQVAGRAGRAGKQGEVLLQTHHPEHPLLQTLLHQGYSAFAQQALLERQAVHLPPWSRHALFRAEDMDNQQAAEFLQQLRNLLEASPLNDKAMWFMGPLPALQPKRSGRWRWQLLLQHPSRQRLQQLLSSSLPLVSTLPAARKVKWTLDIDPTES; encoded by the coding sequence ATGCCCGTCGTTCAGGTTGCCCTGCCCGTCCCCTTGCCCCGCCTGTTTGACTATCTGCCGCCTCAGGGTGCGCAGCCGGTCATTGGCGGGCGCGTGAGTGTGCCCTTTGGCAATCGCAGAATGATCGGGATTGTGGTCGCCTTTCGTGACAGCAGCGATCTGCCGGAAGCACAGCTCAAACGCGTAGTTGAGGTGCTGGACAGTGAGTCTCTCTATCCGCCGTCGCTGTGGCGCATCCTGAACTGGGCCGCCAGCTACTATCACTCGCCGCAGGGCGAAGTTTTGAGCCACGCGATTCCTGTACTGCTGCGCCAGGGCAAAGCGGCGCAGGACAATCCCCTGTGGCGCTGGGAAATCACCGAACAGGGCCGGGCAACCGCGCCGGAAAGTTTAAAGCGGGCACCAAAACAGCAGCAGGCGCTGGCAGCACTGCGTCAGCAACCGCTCTATCGGCATCAGGTCAGTGAACACGATCTCACCGAGGCGACATTACAGGCATTGCGGGCTAAAGGCTTATGCGAACTGCATGAACATCAGCCGCAGATGCACGACTGGCGCACCACTTATGCTGTAAAAGGCGAACGGCTTAGACTGAATACCGATCAGGCGATGGCCGTGGGTGCGATTCGGGCAGATGATGAACATTATTCCGCCTGGCTGCTGGCGGGCATCACCGGCTCCGGCAAAACCGAGGTTTACCTCAGCGTGCTGGAAAATGTGCTGGCACGTGGTAAACAGGCGCTCGTACTGGTGCCGGAGATTGGCTTAACCCCGCAGACGATTGCCCGCTTTCGCGAACGTTTTGATGCGCCCATTGATGTGCTGCACTCTGCCTTAAATGACAGTGAACGGCTGGCGGTCTGGTTACGTGCGCGGCGCGGCGAAACAGCGATTGTGATTGGCACCCGTTCGGCGCTATTTACGCCGCTGGCCCGTCCGGGCGTGATCATTATTGATGAAGAGCATGACAGCTCCTATAAACAGCAGGAAGGCTGGCGCTATCAGGCGCGCGATCTGGCTGTGTTCCGTGCGCATGAAGAGGACATCCCGATTGTCATGGGATCGGCGACACCTGCTCTGGAGACACTGCACAATGTCCGCAGCGGCAAGTATCGCCAGCTCGACCTGACAAAGCGCGCCGGTAACGCCCGACCGGCGCTGCAACAGCTTATCGATTTAAAAGGCGTGCAGCTGATCGGCGGCCTGGCACCCGGCCTGATTGGTAAAATGCGCCAGCATCTGCAGGCCGACAATCAGGTGTTACTGTTCCTTAACCGCCGCGGCTTTTCGCCCGCCCTGCTTTGTCACGACTGCGGCTGGATTGCCGAGTGTACCCGCTGTGACCGCTACTACACCCTGCATCAGCACCACCGCCAGCTACGCTGCCATCATTGCGACAGCCAGCGTCCGCTGCCTAATCAGTGTCCGCAGTGCGGTTCAACCCATCTGCTGCCGGTGGGCGTCGGCACTGAGCAGCTGGAGCAGCAGCTCGGCACACTCTTCCCCGGCGTGCCGGTGTCGCGCATCGATCGTGATACCACCAGCCGCAAAGGGGCGCTGGAGCAGCATCTGGCTGATGTTCATCGTGGCGGCGCACGTATCCTGGTCGGCACCCAGATGCTGGCCAAGGGCCACCACTTCCCCGATGTCACACTGGTCTCGCTGCTGGATGTTGATGGTGCCCTGTTCTCAGCCGATTTCCGTGCGGCAGAGCGCTTTGCTCAGCTCTACACCCAGGTCGCCGGCCGTGCTGGCCGTGCCGGAAAGCAGGGCGAAGTATTGCTGCAGACGCACCATCCGGAACACCCCTTACTACAGACACTGCTGCATCAGGGTTATTCGGCCTTCGCGCAGCAGGCACTGCTGGAGCGACAGGCGGTTCACCTGCCGCCCTGGAGCCGCCATGCGCTGTTCCGCGCAGAAGATATGGATAACCAGCAGGCAGCCGAATTTTTGCAACAACTTCGCAACCTGCTGGAGGCGAGCCCGCTGAACGACAAGGCGATGTGGTTTATGGGTCCGTTGCCCGCTTTGCAGCCCAAACGCAGTGGACGCTGGCGCTGGCAGCTGCTGTTGCAGCATCCTTCCCGGCAACGTCTGCAACAGTTACTGAGCAGTTCGTTGCCGCTGGTTTCAACGCTCCCCGCTGCGCGCAAAGTGAAATGGACGCTGGATATCGACCCGACCGAGAGCTGA
- the rpmE gene encoding 50S ribosomal protein L31, whose product MKQGIHPKYEAVTIKCTCGNEIHTRSTLTHELNLDVCGKCHPFYTGKQREVATGGRVDRFNKRFSVPGAKK is encoded by the coding sequence ATGAAACAAGGTATTCACCCGAAATACGAAGCAGTTACTATCAAATGTACCTGCGGCAACGAGATCCACACCCGTTCAACACTGACTCACGAACTGAACCTGGACGTTTGTGGCAAATGCCACCCGTTCTATACCGGTAAGCAGCGTGAAGTGGCAACTGGTGGCCGTGTTGACCGCTTTAACAAGCGTTTCAGCGTGCCAGGCGCTAAAAAATAA